A portion of the Sandaracinobacteroides saxicola genome contains these proteins:
- a CDS encoding acyl-CoA dehydrogenase family protein: MALVLNDEQAMIREAAEGFFADHAPVAELRRLRDAKDATGFDRGLWAKMAEMGFAGVAVPEAYGGAGLGWVAAGLIQEAIGKNLSLSPFLATSVLSAAVLVKGGSEEQKAALLPKLATGELLLALASDERARHAPSHVETRAEPSGNGFRLTGKKAHVLDGHVADRLIVAARTGGEVADKAGITLFLVDPKAAGVRVERRSMVDSRNSASVVLEGVQVDGADVIGEVGGGYALLTAALDAGRACLAAEMLGVSHTSFAMTVDYLKQREQFGVKIGSFQALQHRAAHLFCEVELARSVSLRALQALDDGDVRAPVFVSLAKAKVGEVAKLATNEAVQMHGGIGMTDDFDIGFFMKRARAANETFGDSAFHGDRLARLMNY; this comes from the coding sequence ATGGCGCTGGTGTTGAACGACGAACAGGCGATGATCCGCGAGGCGGCGGAGGGGTTTTTCGCCGACCATGCGCCGGTCGCGGAATTGCGGCGGTTGCGGGATGCCAAGGATGCGACCGGCTTCGATCGCGGGCTGTGGGCGAAGATGGCGGAGATGGGCTTTGCCGGCGTGGCGGTGCCGGAGGCTTATGGCGGTGCCGGGCTGGGCTGGGTGGCGGCCGGGCTGATCCAGGAGGCGATCGGCAAGAACCTGTCGCTGTCGCCCTTCCTGGCGACCTCGGTCCTGTCCGCCGCGGTGCTGGTGAAGGGGGGCAGCGAGGAGCAGAAGGCGGCGCTGCTGCCGAAGCTCGCCACGGGCGAGCTGCTGCTGGCGCTGGCGAGCGACGAGCGGGCGCGGCATGCGCCGAGCCATGTGGAGACGCGCGCCGAGCCGAGCGGCAACGGGTTCCGCCTGACGGGCAAGAAGGCGCATGTGCTGGACGGGCATGTGGCGGACCGGCTGATCGTGGCGGCGCGGACCGGCGGCGAGGTGGCGGACAAGGCCGGCATCACGCTGTTCCTGGTCGATCCAAAGGCGGCGGGCGTGCGGGTCGAGCGGCGGTCGATGGTGGACAGCCGCAACAGCGCGAGCGTGGTGCTGGAGGGTGTGCAGGTCGATGGCGCCGATGTGATCGGCGAGGTCGGCGGCGGCTATGCGCTGCTGACGGCGGCGCTGGATGCCGGGCGGGCGTGCCTGGCCGCCGAGATGCTGGGGGTGTCGCACACCAGCTTTGCGATGACCGTCGACTATCTGAAGCAGCGCGAGCAGTTCGGGGTGAAGATCGGCAGTTTCCAGGCGTTGCAGCACCGCGCCGCGCACCTGTTCTGCGAGGTGGAGCTGGCGCGCTCCGTCTCGCTGCGCGCCTTGCAGGCGCTGGACGACGGCGATGTGCGGGCGCCGGTGTTTGTCAGCCTGGCCAAGGCGAAGGTGGGCGAGGTGGCGAAGCTGGCCACCAACGAGGCGGTGCAGATGCACGGCGGCATCGGCATGACCGATGATTTCGACATCGGATTCTTCATGAAGCGCGCCCGGGCGGCGAACGAGACCTTTGGGGACAGCGCCTTTCATGGCGACCGGCTGGCCCGCCTGATGAACTATTGA